The genomic DNA AATAACGTTACCGCTTCTGAAACCGGAATATACTCTTTAACAGTTACTAAAAATGGGTGCCAAAATACAGCTAGTTCTAACATTAAAATTTTCCCTTCTCCTTTATTAACGGCTACTTCTTTTGAAGTATGCGTAGGTGAAAACTTACAATTAATAACAAATGGAAATCCGGATCCAGCCGCAACACTTCCTTTTACTTCTTCCGATACTTCAATAGCAACGGTAACTGACACAGGAATCCTTTCAGCTATAAAATCAGGAAAAGTCCACATTACCTATACAAATAACAATGGTTGCTCTATCACAAAAGAAATAACCATTCATTCTCAACCAATAGCTAACTTAGTGAATGATACTGCTTCTAATATAATTTGTACAGACATCTTGGTAACATTTACTGCTAATGGAGGTGACGAATATGAATTTTTTGTCAACGGATTAAGTGTACAAGGAAAATCTGCAAATCATATATATACTTCTTCTACATTAAATAACGGTGATCGAATAAAAGTTAAAGTATGGAATAGTAGGGGATGCAATCGGGAAAGTGCAGAAACAATAATAACAGTAAAACCAACTCCTATCATTACAAAACTTGAAGCCATAAACACACCTTTATGTATGGGTGAAAATGCTCAATTTTTAATTGAAGGAACTCCTGGCGCTGTAATTAGCTATATAATAAATGCTGGCTCTATAAAAACTACTACATTAACTGGAGGAACTAGCACCATCATACTTTCTTCCCTCACAGCAAACCAAACCATCACTCTAAATAAAATTTCTATAAATAATTGTGAAGCCATTATCAATAATACATCCTCTATAATTGTAACTCCTAAACCTATTGCAATAATTAAACGCAAATAAAAATAGCCATAAATTTTTCTTATTTAAATCATATCTAATGATAAAAAAGATAACATTATTAATTATCCTATGCTATATCAAAAGCGCATTTGGGCATCACCTATTATATAAAAACTCTTATGAAATATTTAATAATAGCCTATCCGAAATAACTATTTGTGAAGGAGAAACACTTGAATTAACAGCAGCACCTATACAAGGAGCTCAATATGAATGGAAAACTGTTAAAAATGA from Tenacibaculum maritimum NCIMB 2154 includes the following:
- a CDS encoding Ig-like domain-containing protein — its product is MQKNLLILLITITTILSANAQTHIATVNGGTSRNDFPLNLSWNYSYSQFIYLGTEINKSGNIKSLTFKLIGTAPANIDTWKNWKVSLKEINNNEFPNAQTNPWLSPKYSPFGSLTEVFNGDIIYSQTAKTAKIILTTPFKYDHSKNLLVEIYDQTVGTAYNVYFDTKNNLSEKRGINASSTTFTHYTSSSNMSRSLTSIPAIDIEIQDIATSPATSTTNLNYCEGDNLKLTAEDAGIGATYLWTIPDGTTVNQKDLTINNVTASETGIYSLTVTKNGCQNTASSNIKIFPSPLLTATSFEVCVGENLQLITNGNPDPAATLPFTSSDTSIATVTDTGILSAIKSGKVHITYTNNNGCSITKEITIHSQPIANLVNDTASNIICTDILVTFTANGGDEYEFFVNGLSVQGKSANHIYTSSTLNNGDRIKVKVWNSRGCNRESAETIITVKPTPIITKLEAINTPLCMGENAQFLIEGTPGAVISYIINAGSIKTTTLTGGTSTIILSSLTANQTITLNKISINNCEAIINNTSSIIVTPKPIAIIKRK